A stretch of Corynebacterium timonense DNA encodes these proteins:
- the rho gene encoding transcription termination factor Rho produces MTESGTNAAGENLAALKIPELRKIAADKGLKGLSGLRKGELIQAITTGVVPRKDAAKAEAGEDAPRRRSARRASAPADGEGAALKTGKASTPDASEKSGRPDQPEQRDAQNASDGGSHDGGSTDGTSGNGDGQHYESRSAARRARRNRARQQHDNSHGNSQNNSHDGGSGDQQGDAGNGGNGGNGNNGGRNNNRDKNRDKNRDDNEGGNRRGRRNRRNRNRGRGDGHNDGGNNNQNQQDVDPADLQEVAGIVDVVDNNSAFIRTTGYRQNSADVFVNNKLVRSNGLRAGDAVIGQVRANGQGHSHGSGRNRQRYNQLVRVDSVNGMSPEESRQRKEFHKLTPLYPNRRLRLETEPNILTTRVIDLVMPIGKGQRALIVSPPKAGKTTILQNIANAIATNNPECYLMVVLVDERPEEVTDMQRSVKGEVIASTFDRPPSEHTAVAELAIERAKRLVEMGQDVVVLLDSITRLGRAYNNSSPASGRILSGGVDSNALYPPKRFLGAARNIEEGGSLTIIATAMVETGSAGDTVIFEEFKGTGNAELKLDRKIAERRVFPAVDVNPSGTRKDELLMSPEEARVMHKLRRVLSALDPQQSIDMLIKQLKKTKSNGEFLMGVAQSAPMAAAQSEEEYI; encoded by the coding sequence GTGACCGAATCGGGCACCAACGCAGCAGGCGAGAACCTGGCTGCGCTCAAGATCCCAGAACTGCGCAAGATTGCGGCCGACAAGGGCCTGAAGGGGCTGTCCGGGCTCCGCAAAGGCGAACTGATCCAGGCGATCACCACCGGGGTCGTCCCGCGCAAGGACGCCGCAAAGGCGGAGGCTGGCGAGGACGCTCCCCGCCGGCGCTCCGCTCGCCGCGCCTCCGCACCCGCGGACGGGGAAGGCGCCGCGCTGAAGACGGGGAAGGCGTCCACGCCAGACGCGTCCGAGAAGTCCGGGAGGCCCGACCAGCCCGAGCAGCGGGACGCGCAGAACGCGTCCGACGGCGGCTCCCACGACGGCGGTTCCACCGACGGCACTTCCGGCAACGGCGACGGGCAGCACTACGAGTCGCGCTCCGCCGCCCGCCGGGCCCGCCGCAACCGCGCCCGTCAGCAGCACGACAACTCCCACGGGAATTCCCAGAACAACTCCCACGATGGTGGTTCAGGGGACCAGCAGGGCGACGCAGGCAACGGCGGCAACGGCGGCAACGGCAACAACGGTGGCCGCAACAACAACCGGGACAAAAACCGGGACAAAAACCGGGACGATAACGAGGGCGGTAACCGCCGCGGGCGCCGCAATCGCCGCAACCGCAACCGTGGCCGGGGCGACGGCCACAACGATGGCGGTAACAACAACCAAAACCAGCAGGACGTCGACCCGGCCGACCTGCAGGAGGTTGCCGGGATTGTCGACGTGGTGGACAACAACTCCGCCTTCATCCGCACCACCGGCTACCGCCAGAACTCCGCGGACGTCTTTGTCAACAACAAGCTGGTGCGCTCCAACGGCCTTCGTGCGGGCGACGCCGTGATCGGACAGGTGCGCGCGAACGGGCAGGGCCACTCCCACGGCTCCGGGCGCAACCGCCAGCGCTACAACCAGCTGGTTCGGGTTGATTCCGTCAACGGCATGAGCCCGGAGGAGTCGCGCCAGCGCAAGGAGTTCCACAAGCTCACGCCGCTGTACCCGAACCGGCGTCTGCGCCTGGAGACGGAGCCGAACATCCTGACCACGCGCGTCATCGACTTGGTCATGCCCATCGGCAAGGGCCAGCGCGCGCTGATCGTCTCCCCGCCCAAGGCGGGCAAGACGACCATCTTGCAGAACATCGCGAACGCGATCGCGACAAACAACCCGGAGTGCTACCTCATGGTCGTCCTCGTCGACGAGCGCCCCGAGGAAGTTACCGACATGCAGCGCAGCGTCAAGGGTGAGGTCATCGCCTCCACCTTTGACCGCCCGCCGAGCGAGCACACCGCCGTGGCGGAGCTCGCGATCGAGCGAGCGAAGCGCCTGGTGGAGATGGGCCAGGACGTGGTGGTCCTGCTCGACTCGATCACGCGCCTCGGCCGCGCCTACAACAACTCCTCGCCGGCCTCCGGGCGCATCCTTTCCGGCGGCGTGGACTCGAACGCGCTCTACCCGCCGAAGCGCTTCTTGGGCGCCGCCCGCAACATTGAGGAGGGCGGTTCGCTGACGATCATCGCCACCGCGATGGTGGAGACGGGCTCCGCGGGCGACACGGTCATCTTCGAGGAGTTCAAGGGCACCGGCAACGCTGAGCTGAAGCTGGACCGCAAGATCGCGGAGCGCCGCGTCTTCCCGGCCGTGGACGTGAACCCCTCGGGCACCCGCAAGGACGAGCTGCTCATGAGCCCGGAGGAGGCGCGCGTCATGCACAAGCTGCGCCGCGTCCTGTCCGCGCTCGACCCGCAGCAGTCGATCGACATGCTGATCAAGCAGCTGAAGAAGACGAAGTCCAACGGCGAGTTCCTCATGGGCGTCGCGCAGTCCGCGCCGATGGCGGCGGCCCAGTCGGAGGAGGAGTACATCTAA
- the prfA gene encoding peptide chain release factor 1 produces the protein MAKGTSEGASHVSLVDDYVSEYQGIQAQMGDPDIAGDQERFRKLSKRYAELQPIIKVNDELVQAREDHEAAAEMAAEDKDFAEEASRLEGEIVRLEEELADLLAPRDEHDGDDIIMEIKAGAGGEEAALFAGDLARMYQKYCEKNGLTWDVLDLAESDLGGAKDMTVAIKSKNPSRDGAWSKLKFEGGVHRVQRIPVTESQGRIQTSAAGVLVYPEPEEVGSVEIDEKDLRIDVYRSSGKGGQGVNTTDSAVRITHLPTNIVVTCQNERSQIQNRARAMQVLQARLDQIEREKAEEEAAQGRASQVRTMDRSERIRTYNWPENRISDHRINYKANNLDSVLDGNMDELITALQNHERQERLEAE, from the coding sequence ATGGCCAAGGGCACGAGCGAAGGCGCTTCGCACGTCTCGCTAGTCGACGACTACGTCTCCGAGTACCAGGGCATCCAGGCCCAGATGGGCGACCCGGACATCGCGGGGGACCAAGAGCGCTTCCGCAAGCTCTCGAAGCGCTACGCGGAGCTGCAGCCGATCATCAAGGTCAACGACGAGTTGGTGCAGGCCCGCGAGGACCACGAGGCCGCCGCCGAGATGGCCGCGGAGGACAAGGACTTCGCCGAGGAGGCTTCCCGCCTCGAGGGCGAGATTGTCCGCCTGGAGGAGGAGCTGGCCGACCTGCTCGCCCCGCGCGACGAGCACGACGGGGACGACATCATCATGGAGATCAAGGCCGGCGCGGGCGGCGAGGAGGCGGCCCTGTTCGCCGGCGACCTCGCCCGCATGTACCAGAAGTACTGCGAAAAGAACGGCTTGACCTGGGACGTCCTCGATCTTGCCGAGTCCGACCTGGGCGGGGCGAAGGACATGACGGTGGCCATTAAGTCCAAGAACCCCTCGCGCGACGGGGCGTGGAGCAAGCTGAAGTTCGAAGGCGGCGTGCACCGCGTCCAGCGCATCCCGGTGACTGAGTCGCAGGGGCGCATCCAGACCTCTGCCGCGGGCGTGCTCGTCTACCCGGAGCCGGAGGAGGTCGGCTCCGTGGAGATCGACGAGAAGGACCTGCGCATCGACGTCTACCGCTCCTCTGGCAAGGGCGGCCAGGGCGTGAACACGACCGACTCGGCCGTGCGCATCACCCACCTGCCCACGAACATCGTGGTGACCTGCCAAAACGAGCGCTCGCAGATCCAGAACCGCGCCCGCGCCATGCAGGTGCTGCAGGCGCGTTTGGACCAGATCGAGCGAGAGAAGGCGGAGGAGGAGGCCGCGCAGGGTCGCGCCTCCCAGGTGCGCACGATGGACCGCTCCGAGCGCATCCGCACCTACAACTGGCCGGAAAACCGTATCTCGGACCACCGCATCAACTACAAGGCCAACAACCTCGACTCCGTGCTCGACGGGAACATGGACGAGCTCATCACAGCCCTCCAGAATCACGAGCGCCAGGAGCGCCTTGAAGCCGAGTAG
- the lysA gene encoding diaminopimelate decarboxylase — protein MAATDSFNDLPAHVWPRGAARQEDGVVTIGGVPLTEIAEEYGTPVMVVDEDDFRSRCRDMARAFGGAHNVHYASKAFLTRRIAAWVDEEGLALDVASENELRIALAAGFPADRVTAHGNNKAASYLRLCLEAGVGHVVIDSHQELAELNELAGQLGRVQEVFVRVKPGVDAHTHEFVATSHEDQKFGLSLASGSAFRAAVNALEAEHLSLSGLHCHVGSQVFDAEGFKLAAERVLNLYRQIWQERGVALTYLDLGGGYGIAYTPDEAPLDVTTVAADLLREVDDVAADLEIPAPTVLVEPGRAIAGPSTVTVYTAGTIKDVHTSYTDTRRYIAVDGGMSDNIRPALYASEYDARVVNRFLDGAPVDTRLVGSHCESGDILVAEASWPADITSGDLVALAATGAYCYSMSSNYNSFGRPAVVSVRNGHITPMVRRESVEDILAREY, from the coding sequence GTGGCCGCAACCGACAGCTTCAACGACCTACCTGCCCACGTCTGGCCGCGCGGGGCGGCGCGGCAGGAAGACGGCGTGGTCACCATCGGCGGGGTGCCGCTGACCGAGATTGCGGAGGAGTACGGCACGCCCGTCATGGTGGTCGACGAGGACGACTTCCGCTCCCGCTGCCGCGACATGGCGCGCGCCTTCGGCGGAGCACACAACGTGCACTACGCCTCCAAGGCCTTCCTCACACGGCGGATCGCTGCATGGGTCGACGAGGAGGGGCTGGCGCTCGACGTGGCCAGCGAAAACGAGCTGCGCATCGCGTTGGCCGCCGGCTTTCCGGCCGACCGCGTCACCGCGCACGGCAACAACAAGGCGGCCAGCTACCTGCGCCTGTGCTTGGAGGCCGGGGTCGGCCACGTCGTCATCGACTCCCACCAGGAGCTTGCCGAGCTCAACGAGCTGGCGGGCCAGCTCGGCCGCGTCCAGGAGGTCTTCGTGCGCGTCAAGCCCGGCGTCGACGCGCACACCCACGAGTTCGTTGCCACGAGCCACGAGGACCAGAAGTTCGGCCTCTCGCTGGCCTCCGGCTCGGCCTTTCGCGCCGCAGTGAACGCGCTCGAGGCCGAGCATCTTTCGCTGTCCGGTCTGCACTGCCACGTCGGCTCGCAGGTCTTCGACGCCGAGGGCTTCAAGCTCGCGGCCGAGCGCGTGCTCAACCTGTACCGTCAGATCTGGCAGGAGCGCGGCGTCGCGCTGACGTACTTGGACCTGGGCGGCGGCTACGGTATCGCCTACACGCCCGACGAGGCGCCGCTCGACGTCACCACCGTGGCCGCCGACCTTCTGCGCGAGGTCGACGACGTCGCCGCCGACCTAGAGATCCCCGCGCCGACCGTGCTGGTCGAGCCGGGCCGGGCCATCGCGGGCCCGTCGACGGTGACTGTCTACACCGCGGGCACGATCAAGGACGTACACACCTCGTATACGGACACGCGCCGCTACATCGCCGTCGACGGCGGGATGAGCGACAACATCCGCCCGGCGCTCTACGCGTCGGAGTATGACGCCCGCGTGGTCAACCGCTTCCTCGACGGGGCCCCAGTGGACACGCGGCTGGTCGGCTCGCACTGCGAATCCGGCGACATCCTCGTCGCCGAGGCCTCGTGGCCCGCGGACATCACCTCCGGCGACCTGGTCGCGCTCGCCGCGACCGGAGCCTACTGCTACTCCATGTCGTCGAATTACAACTCGTTCGGCCGCCCGGCGGTCGTGTCCGTGCGCAACGGACACATCACCCCCATGGTGCGGCGCGAGAGCGTGGAGGACATCCTCGCCCGCGAGTACTAG
- a CDS encoding homoserine dehydrogenase, which translates to MTTTHAENRNGNYPGKGVGGAVGVAILGKGTVGTEVLRLLGEFSDNLEQRIGGRIEVRGVAVSNLDKHKDAPEVQGLTLTDDARSLITRDDVDVVVELIGGIDYPRELVLESLKNGKSVVTANKALVAAHADELSQAANEAGVDLYYEAAVAAAIPVVGMLRRSLAGDQVQRISGIVNGTTNYILDAMTTTGMSYEDALAEATRLGYAEADPTADVEGHDAASKAAILASMGFHTRVTYGDVHCEGITQITPADIEAAKKSDETIKLLAICERLTDDNGATVGVNARVHPTLVPNEHPLAAVDKSYNAIFVEAEAAGRLMFYGNGAGGAPTASAVLGDLVGAARNKVHGGRAPADNPYADYPVVDFGEVSTRYHINMTVNDRVGVLADLARTFADAGVSLSAVRQEESGDEAHLIVVTHQAREKDLQVIVDTLAKHDDVRSVNSVIRLDA; encoded by the coding sequence ATGACGACGACACATGCCGAAAACCGCAACGGGAACTACCCGGGCAAGGGAGTGGGCGGTGCCGTAGGCGTGGCCATCCTTGGAAAGGGCACCGTCGGCACCGAGGTCCTGCGCCTGCTCGGCGAATTCTCCGACAACCTGGAGCAGCGCATCGGCGGGCGGATCGAGGTGCGCGGGGTCGCAGTGTCCAACCTGGACAAACACAAGGATGCCCCCGAGGTGCAGGGCCTCACGCTGACTGACGACGCCCGCAGCCTCATCACCCGCGACGACGTCGACGTTGTCGTCGAGCTCATCGGTGGCATCGACTACCCGCGCGAGCTGGTCCTGGAGTCCCTGAAGAACGGAAAATCTGTGGTGACGGCCAACAAGGCTCTCGTCGCTGCGCACGCCGACGAGCTCTCGCAGGCAGCCAACGAGGCCGGCGTGGACCTCTACTATGAGGCCGCCGTCGCCGCCGCGATCCCCGTCGTGGGTATGCTGCGCCGTTCCCTGGCCGGCGACCAGGTCCAGCGCATCTCCGGCATCGTCAACGGCACGACGAACTACATCCTCGACGCGATGACCACCACGGGCATGAGCTACGAGGACGCCCTCGCCGAGGCGACGCGGCTGGGTTACGCCGAGGCGGACCCGACCGCGGACGTCGAGGGCCACGACGCGGCCTCCAAGGCCGCCATCCTCGCCTCGATGGGCTTCCACACCCGTGTCACGTACGGCGACGTGCACTGCGAGGGCATCACCCAGATCACCCCGGCCGACATTGAGGCGGCGAAGAAGTCGGACGAGACGATCAAGCTCCTCGCCATCTGCGAGCGGCTGACCGACGACAACGGCGCCACCGTCGGCGTCAACGCCCGGGTGCACCCGACTCTCGTGCCCAACGAGCACCCGCTTGCCGCCGTGGACAAGTCCTACAACGCCATCTTCGTCGAGGCCGAGGCCGCCGGGCGTTTGATGTTCTACGGCAACGGCGCCGGAGGCGCCCCGACCGCCTCTGCGGTACTCGGCGACCTCGTCGGCGCGGCCCGCAACAAGGTCCACGGCGGGCGCGCGCCCGCCGACAACCCGTACGCCGACTACCCGGTCGTCGACTTCGGCGAAGTGAGCACCCGCTACCACATCAACATGACGGTCAACGACCGCGTGGGCGTTCTCGCGGACCTCGCGCGCACCTTCGCCGACGCGGGCGTGTCCCTGTCCGCGGTGCGTCAGGAGGAGTCGGGCGACGAGGCTCACCTCATCGTGGTCACCCACCAGGCGCGGGAGAAAGACCTCCAGGTGATCGTGGACACCCTGGCGAAACACGACGACGTGCGGTCCGTGAACTCCGTGATCCGTCTGGACGCGTAA
- a CDS encoding (Fe-S)-binding protein, with the protein MRVALFSTCIGDALFPDAHKASALVLTRLGFDVVVPEGQTCCGQMHVNTGYQRQAVPIIETYVDAFSDPSIDYVVAPSGSCAGAVRHQHERLASRYGSPGLAQAAAATAKKTYELTEFIVDVAGTTELGAFFPHRVTYHESCHSKRILGVGERPYQLLRNVDGLELVDLPLKEECCGFGGTFALKMSEVSAAMVADKARHIKESEAEYVTAGDSSCLMNIAGALSRQHLGVRALHIAEILASTKDHPWTPTSAAYSREAML; encoded by the coding sequence ATGCGAGTAGCGCTGTTTTCTACGTGTATCGGTGATGCCCTGTTCCCGGACGCGCACAAGGCGTCCGCGCTGGTGCTGACCCGCCTCGGTTTCGACGTCGTCGTGCCCGAGGGGCAGACCTGCTGCGGCCAGATGCACGTCAACACCGGGTACCAGCGCCAGGCGGTGCCAATCATCGAGACTTACGTCGACGCTTTTTCCGACCCCTCCATCGACTACGTCGTGGCGCCGTCTGGCTCCTGCGCCGGCGCCGTGCGCCACCAGCACGAACGCCTCGCTTCGCGCTACGGCTCCCCCGGCCTCGCCCAGGCCGCCGCCGCCACCGCGAAGAAGACCTACGAGCTCACCGAGTTCATCGTCGACGTCGCCGGGACCACCGAGCTCGGCGCCTTCTTCCCTCACCGCGTCACCTACCACGAGTCCTGCCACTCCAAGCGCATCCTCGGCGTAGGCGAGCGCCCCTACCAGCTGCTGCGCAACGTCGACGGCCTCGAGCTCGTCGACCTGCCGTTGAAGGAAGAGTGCTGCGGCTTCGGCGGCACCTTCGCACTGAAGATGTCGGAGGTCTCCGCGGCGATGGTCGCCGACAAGGCCCGCCACATCAAGGAGTCCGAGGCGGAATACGTCACCGCCGGTGATTCCTCGTGCCTCATGAACATCGCCGGCGCGCTGAGCCGCCAGCACCTCGGCGTGCGCGCGCTTCATATCGCGGAGATCCTCGCCTCAACCAAGGACCACCCCTGGACCCCGACGTCCGCCGCATATTCGAGGGAGGCAATGCTGTGA
- the thrB gene encoding homoserine kinase has product MAIELPAGLKATVTVPGSSANLGPGFDTLGLALGIYDTVEVEVTRSGLQIEIFGEGAGELPRDSSHLVVKAIRTALKAADVEAPGLKVTCTNSIPQSRGLGSSASAAVAGVVAANTLAGGPLDTEAVVQLSSAFEGHPDNAAASVLGGAVVSWTDVPVDGVSHPAYRAVRLDVHPSIRATALVPDFHASTNAVRNVLPSHVTHTDARFNVSRAAVMTVAIQHHPELLWEGTRDRLHQPYRADVLPVTAEWVNHLRNRGYAAFLSGAGPTVLVLSTEPVPEKTLDSAREAGLRVIDLAIAGPVTAELTRS; this is encoded by the coding sequence ATGGCGATCGAACTACCCGCGGGCTTGAAAGCCACCGTCACCGTCCCCGGTTCCTCCGCCAACCTCGGCCCCGGCTTTGACACCCTCGGCCTCGCCCTAGGCATCTACGACACCGTCGAGGTCGAGGTCACCCGCTCGGGCCTTCAGATCGAGATCTTCGGCGAGGGCGCCGGCGAGCTGCCCCGCGATTCCTCCCACCTCGTGGTTAAGGCGATCCGCACCGCGCTCAAGGCCGCCGACGTCGAGGCGCCGGGCCTCAAGGTCACGTGCACGAACTCCATCCCCCAGTCGCGCGGCCTGGGCTCCTCCGCCTCCGCCGCCGTGGCCGGGGTGGTCGCGGCGAACACCCTGGCGGGCGGTCCGCTCGACACCGAGGCCGTGGTCCAGCTGTCCTCCGCCTTCGAGGGCCACCCGGACAACGCGGCGGCCTCCGTGCTCGGCGGGGCGGTCGTGTCGTGGACCGACGTGCCCGTCGACGGGGTGTCGCACCCCGCGTATCGCGCAGTGCGTCTCGACGTCCACCCCTCGATCCGGGCCACCGCCCTCGTGCCGGACTTCCACGCCTCCACGAACGCGGTGCGCAACGTGCTGCCCAGCCACGTCACCCACACCGACGCCCGCTTCAACGTTTCGCGCGCCGCGGTGATGACGGTGGCGATCCAGCACCACCCGGAACTCTTGTGGGAGGGCACCCGCGACCGCCTGCACCAGCCCTACCGGGCGGACGTGCTGCCGGTGACCGCGGAGTGGGTCAACCACCTACGTAACCGCGGGTACGCCGCGTTCCTGTCGGGGGCCGGGCCGACCGTGCTGGTGCTCAGCACCGAGCCGGTCCCGGAGAAGACCCTCGATTCCGCCCGCGAGGCGGGCCTGCGCGTCATCGACCTGGCGATCGCCGGGCCCGTCACGGCGGAACTGACTCGGAGCTAG
- a CDS encoding long-chain fatty-acid--CoA ligase, which yields MLSTMQEVPFSVGRILEYGETIHGTTKVTTWRAGQAEESSFAQVGARAAAFAHALHDELGIDDDQRVSTLMYNCAEHLEVMFAVAAKGAVFTPLNVQLLEDQIAYVVNHSEAEVIVADPRLAPKLGRILALCSTVRAVVFTGVEPIQGPAREMPERVEVYSYESLLDGRPTIYEWPQLSENTAAALVYSTATTGAPKGVAYSHRSIWLEAMSLRATDSLAVSHGESFLCCIPVYHVLSWGVPFAAFLVGAPLVLPDSDVSAPTLAKLIASTHPRVAHGVPTLWIQLMVHYVHNPPERMSLTEIYVGGSPAPPALIKVWEERYGVDVVHVWGMTETSTVGTIARPPSGVSGEARWAYRVSQGRFAPWLEYRVVNDGEVMAATDRSQGEIQVRGNMVAASYYHSPTQEPGEAASTFRGEDVSDARDFFTADGWLRTGDVGTVTNDGFMTLYDRARDVIRSGGEWIYSAQVENLIMESPVVVECAVIGYPDRKWGERPLAITVLYEGIEPTKETAEKLRASLQGTLPSWMAPEYWAFVQAIDKTSVGKFDKKDLRKHLANDKYDIISLPGPGNRSHGNPTSQQVEDASEETRGTSPGV from the coding sequence ATGCTCTCGACCATGCAGGAAGTGCCTTTTTCCGTCGGACGGATCCTCGAGTACGGCGAGACAATCCACGGTACGACGAAGGTGACGACGTGGCGCGCCGGGCAGGCCGAGGAGTCGAGCTTCGCGCAGGTCGGCGCCCGCGCTGCTGCCTTTGCTCACGCCCTCCACGACGAGCTCGGGATTGACGACGACCAGCGGGTGTCCACCCTCATGTACAACTGCGCGGAGCACCTCGAAGTGATGTTCGCCGTCGCCGCGAAGGGCGCCGTCTTTACGCCCTTAAACGTGCAGCTGCTCGAGGACCAGATCGCCTATGTTGTCAACCACTCCGAGGCCGAGGTCATCGTGGCCGACCCGCGCCTAGCGCCGAAGCTCGGCCGGATCCTCGCCCTGTGCTCCACGGTCCGCGCCGTCGTCTTCACCGGCGTCGAGCCGATCCAGGGCCCCGCCCGCGAGATGCCGGAACGCGTCGAGGTCTACAGCTACGAATCGCTTCTCGACGGCCGCCCGACGATCTACGAATGGCCCCAGCTTTCGGAAAACACCGCCGCTGCCCTCGTCTACTCCACCGCGACGACCGGCGCGCCGAAGGGAGTGGCCTACTCCCACCGCTCCATCTGGCTCGAGGCGATGAGCCTGCGCGCCACCGACTCGCTCGCGGTCAGCCACGGCGAGTCCTTCCTCTGCTGCATCCCCGTCTACCACGTGCTCAGCTGGGGCGTGCCCTTCGCGGCCTTCCTCGTGGGGGCCCCCCTGGTGCTGCCGGATTCGGACGTGTCGGCCCCGACGCTGGCCAAGCTCATCGCCAGCACCCACCCGCGTGTCGCGCACGGGGTGCCCACGCTGTGGATCCAGCTCATGGTCCACTACGTCCACAACCCGCCGGAGCGGATGAGCCTGACCGAGATCTACGTCGGCGGCTCCCCTGCCCCGCCGGCGCTAATCAAGGTGTGGGAGGAGCGCTACGGCGTCGACGTCGTCCACGTCTGGGGCATGACGGAGACCTCGACCGTGGGCACGATCGCCCGCCCGCCCTCGGGCGTGTCCGGCGAGGCGCGCTGGGCGTACCGCGTTTCCCAGGGGCGTTTCGCGCCGTGGCTCGAGTACCGCGTGGTCAACGACGGCGAGGTGATGGCCGCAACCGACCGTTCCCAGGGCGAGATCCAGGTGCGCGGGAACATGGTCGCCGCCTCCTACTACCACTCGCCGACGCAGGAGCCCGGCGAAGCAGCCAGCACGTTCCGCGGCGAGGACGTCTCTGACGCGCGCGATTTCTTTACCGCCGACGGCTGGCTGCGCACGGGCGACGTGGGCACAGTGACCAACGACGGCTTCATGACGCTCTACGACCGCGCCCGCGACGTCATCCGCTCCGGCGGCGAGTGGATTTACTCCGCGCAAGTGGAAAACCTCATCATGGAATCCCCTGTCGTCGTCGAATGCGCCGTCATCGGCTACCCCGACCGCAAGTGGGGCGAGCGGCCCTTGGCCATCACCGTCCTCTACGAGGGCATCGAGCCCACGAAAGAAACGGCGGAGAAGCTGCGCGCGTCCCTCCAAGGCACGCTACCGAGTTGGATGGCGCCGGAGTACTGGGCCTTCGTCCAGGCGATTGATAAGACGTCGGTGGGCAAGTTTGACAAGAAAGACCTGCGCAAGCACCTGGCCAACGACAAGTACGACATCATCTCGCTGCCCGGGCCGGGCAACCGCTCGCACGGTAACCCGACCTCGCAGCAGGTGGAGGACGCCTCCGAGGAGACGCGCGGGACGAGCCCCGGGGTCTAG
- the argS gene encoding arginine--tRNA ligase gives MTPADLAATIKRATTDVLTAHELDATVVPDTVTVERPRNPEHGDYATNIALQVAKKAGANPRELAGWLVDALSADPDIATAEAAGPGFINLRLATGAQGKIVSDILTAGADYGRSAAYADHKINLEFVSANPTGPIHLGGTRWAAVGDSLGRVLEASGAQVTREYYFNDHGGQIDRFARSLVAAAKGEPTPDDGYGGDYIAEIAARVVDKHPDALAGEPADVQELFRAEGVDMMFAHIKQSLHEFGVDFDVYFHENSLFESGAVDAAIQTLKDNGTLYESEGAWWLRSTDFGDDKDRVVIKSDGDAAYIAGDIAYVADKFERSHTLAIYMLGADHHGYIARLRAAAQALGYDPETVEVLIGQMVNLVRDGKPVKMSKRAGTIITLDDLVDAIGVDGARYALVRSSADQTLDIDLDLWTKQSSDNPVYYVQYGHARLRSLQRKAAEAGVDHAGADVALLSHEKEGDLIRTLGEFPAVVRAAAELREPHRIARYAEELASSFHKFYDACQILPKAGEDPEPIHAARLALATATRHVLANALRLVGVTAPERM, from the coding sequence ATGACGCCAGCAGACCTTGCCGCCACGATCAAGAGGGCCACCACCGATGTTCTCACGGCCCACGAGCTCGACGCCACCGTTGTCCCCGACACGGTTACCGTCGAGCGCCCGCGCAACCCGGAGCACGGCGATTACGCCACCAACATCGCCCTCCAGGTCGCCAAAAAGGCTGGCGCCAACCCGCGCGAGCTCGCTGGCTGGCTTGTCGACGCCCTCTCGGCCGACCCTGACATCGCTACCGCCGAGGCTGCTGGCCCCGGCTTTATCAACCTACGCCTGGCCACCGGCGCCCAGGGCAAGATCGTCAGCGACATCCTCACCGCGGGCGCCGACTACGGGCGCTCCGCCGCGTATGCGGACCACAAGATCAACCTCGAGTTCGTCTCCGCCAACCCCACCGGGCCGATCCACCTGGGCGGGACCCGGTGGGCCGCCGTCGGCGACTCCCTCGGCCGCGTGCTCGAGGCCTCCGGTGCCCAGGTCACGCGCGAGTACTACTTCAACGACCACGGCGGGCAGATCGACCGCTTCGCCCGCTCGCTGGTGGCCGCGGCGAAGGGCGAGCCAACCCCGGACGACGGCTACGGCGGTGACTACATTGCGGAGATCGCCGCGCGGGTCGTCGACAAGCATCCCGATGCCCTCGCTGGCGAGCCCGCCGACGTGCAGGAACTCTTCCGCGCCGAGGGCGTGGACATGATGTTCGCCCACATCAAGCAGTCGCTGCACGAGTTCGGCGTGGACTTCGACGTCTACTTCCACGAAAACTCCCTGTTCGAATCGGGGGCCGTGGACGCGGCCATCCAGACGCTCAAGGACAACGGCACCCTCTACGAGTCCGAGGGCGCGTGGTGGCTGCGCTCCACCGACTTCGGCGACGACAAGGACCGGGTGGTGATCAAGTCCGACGGCGACGCCGCCTACATCGCCGGCGACATCGCCTACGTGGCGGACAAGTTCGAGCGCAGCCACACCCTGGCCATTTACATGCTCGGCGCCGACCACCACGGCTACATCGCGCGTCTGCGCGCGGCGGCGCAGGCGCTCGGCTACGACCCGGAGACCGTCGAGGTGCTCATCGGGCAGATGGTCAACCTCGTGCGCGACGGCAAACCGGTGAAGATGTCCAAGCGCGCCGGGACGATCATCACCCTCGACGACCTCGTCGACGCCATCGGTGTCGACGGCGCGCGCTACGCGCTCGTGCGTTCGTCGGCGGACCAGACCCTCGACATCGACCTCGACCTGTGGACGAAGCAGTCCTCGGACAACCCCGTTTATTACGTGCAGTACGGGCACGCGCGCCTGCGCTCTCTCCAGCGCAAAGCGGCCGAGGCGGGGGTTGACCACGCCGGGGCCGACGTCGCGCTGCTGTCGCATGAGAAGGAGGGCGACCTCATCCGCACCCTCGGCGAGTTCCCGGCGGTTGTCCGAGCCGCCGCCGAACTGCGCGAGCCGCACCGCATCGCCCGCTACGCCGAGGAGCTGGCCAGCTCCTTCCACAAGTTCTACGACGCCTGCCAGATCCTGCCCAAGGCGGGCGAGGATCCGGAGCCGATCCACGCCGCGCGCCTCGCTCTGGCCACCGCCACGCGCCACGTGCTGGCGAACGCGCTGCGCCTCGTCGGCGTCACCGCGCCGGAGAGGATGTAG